The Lycium barbarum isolate Lr01 chromosome 11, ASM1917538v2, whole genome shotgun sequence genome contains the following window.
tttttttctTGTTATGTAGCTTACATTTTAAGCTGCTAAAAAAATTCTGTATTTTTTTTGGGGGCTACAAAACTTCAAAGATTATTAAGAACGGAACCTTGATaggactgctctgataccacttaatAAGAATTGAGTTATTTGaataaaaacaagaaaataatGAGGTCGCGAAATACAAAGATTAAAAACGGAATTTAAAGACATGCGAAATTTGAGAgtaaaatccccaaatttcaagattaagGTCTAAGAATTCTAATTTATTTTAGTATTCAAGATTAGTTGATTAAAGCTAATTATGATACTAATTGAGTCAATTCAAGACTTAGATCAAAATTTGATCTAGACCCCTATTTCGGAAAATATAGAGACAATAATTAGTATAAGACTAATTATCTTTTTTAATTTACGAATAAGAACCAAAAATATCAAGTTGAAAAATTAATCTTACCTCTTAGAAGAATCGTTCTTATAAGGTTGCAAGATAAATCCCAAATAGTCAACAAGCAAAGGTTTTAAAGAAGAGAAACTCTCAAATGCTAATGTTGTGTAACGAAAATAAGAAAATCAACCCTTATATATAAGGGAAACTTATCCCAACTAGCATGAATTAGAATCATacttttatgaaaataataaataCTAAAACCTAATTAGGAAACTTTGTAAACTAGGAAAGCATATAAAAGTAAATGTCAAAAACTACCTAATAAGAATAAGGGAAAGAAAGTGCAAAATTTGCATCCAAAAATACGCGTTAATTTCTGCCCTATTTGGACTCACTATGGACATGTAAAAATAGTGGGAGAAATGGTTTTGAGGGTAAAAAAGTcatttcttctattcaaattgtacgaggacaatttatcttatttcctctaAATACAACTTTGTGAGGAGTTTCTTTGGGTTTTCCTTTGGGGTCCGTTCAGCTTTCTTTTGGGATTTATGTGGTTCAATTTTCCTCCTCTTGGATTTAGACTTCAACCATGAAGCATGTGTGGCACTTGGTCCTTGTGCCGCCAATGTGGACTCCAACATTTTCAGTGAAAAATAAGTCGAAAAACAGTTGCTACATGATACCTTTTGAGCCTGAAACTGGCAACATAAACTTTCAAACTTACAGAATTCTTCCAACACTAGCATCATCAGagggaattttctcaatttttttttatcatcttATCCGGTATTATTTCGGCTAACTTACGTAATCCATTTTTATTTCTCTTTGCCCTTTTAATGGTCTGATCATTTGACAGAAAATTATGCTCTATATCTGTCAGCAATCAATTTCTTCATAGTCGAATTCTCAAATTTGGTCAACAAAATTCAATCATCAATATCACTATGTCCAAAGAGTGAATATAGTGAAGTTAGATAAACTGAGACTCCATAAGAAGGAATGGAACACATCATATTATTTATATAACTTCGCCCTAAAAGGCATCTTTTATTTGCTAATTTATTTTGATATACAACCTTTACTCCTATATATGGAGCAAATCACAATCATTTTGAATAGCTTGATTCTATCATACAAAAGAAGAGGAAATGATGTTTATATATGACTAGGTTTAATTAGTAAAACTTCTAAAACGAACCATTTTCTTTTCAAACTCCATCTTTCCAATTAAATTGGAATCTAAGCAGTTGCAATCGGATCACTTTTCACATCTGCTTCCGTGGCCTTCATGGTTTCAAATCTTGGCTCTTTGGCCTGAAACTTGAGTTCAGCATATAACTTCATgtaatcatcaaacacaaattttgGGTAAACTTTTTGTC
Protein-coding sequences here:
- the LOC132620371 gene encoding 1-aminocyclopropane-1-carboxylate oxidase 3-like; the encoded protein is MHKVIAQTDGTRMSLASFYNPGNDAVIYPAPTLVEKEEEERQKVYPKFVFDDYMKLYAELKFQAKEPRFETMKATEADVKSDPIATA